One window of Bos indicus isolate NIAB-ARS_2022 breed Sahiwal x Tharparkar chromosome 18, NIAB-ARS_B.indTharparkar_mat_pri_1.0, whole genome shotgun sequence genomic DNA carries:
- the CTU1 gene encoding cytoplasmic tRNA 2-thiolation protein 1 has translation MPAPQCASCHKARAALRRPRSGQALCGSCFCAAFEAEVLHTVVAGRLLPPGAVVAVGASGGKDSTVLAHVLRELAPRLGISLHLVAVDEGIGGYRDAALAAVRRQAARWELPLTVVAYADLFGGWTMDAVARSTAGSGRSRACCTFCGVLRRRALEEGARLVGATHVVTGHNADDMAETVLMNFLRGDAGRLARGGGLGSPGEGGALPRCRPLQLASQKEVVLYAHFRRLDYFSEECVYAPEAFRGHARDLLKMLEAARPSAVLDLVHSAERLALAPTARPPPPGACSRCGALASRALCQACALLDGLNRGRPRLAIGKGRRGLDEEGPPREPQPSRPLTSEPVPDF, from the exons ATGCCCGCCCCGCAGTGCGCCTCTTGCCACAAGGCGCGCGCCGCCCTCCGCCGTCCGCGCTCGGGCCAGGCGCTGTGCGGCTCCTGCTTCTGCGCCGCCTTCGAGGCCGAGGTGCTGCACACGGTCGTCGCGGGCCGCCTGCTGCCGCCTGGCGCCGTGGTGGCCGTGGGCGCCTCGGGCGGCAAGGACTCCACGGTGCTGGCACACGTGCTGCGTGAGCTGGCCCCGCGCCTGGGCATCTCGCTGCACCTCGTGGCGGTGGACGAGGGCATCGGCGGCTACCGAGACGCGGCGCTGGCGGCTGTGAGGCGGCAGGCGGCGCGCTGGGAGCTCCCGCTCACCGTCGTGGCCTACGCTGACCTCTTCGGGGGCTGGACTATGGACGCCGTGGCCCGCAGCACGGCCGGCTCTGGCCGCAGCCGCGCCTGTTGCACCTTCTGCGGGGTGCTGCGGCGCCGCGCGCTGGAGGAAGGGGCACGCCTCGTGGGAGCCACGCACGTCGTGACCG GACACAACGCGGACGACATGGCGGAGACGGTGCTCATGAACTTCCTGCGGGGCGACGCGGGCCGGCTGGCGCGGGGCGGGGGCCTGGGCTCCCCGGGCGAGGGGGGCGCCCTGCCGCGCTGCCGCCCGCTGCAGCTGGCATCGCAGAAGGAGGTGGTGCTGTACGCGCACTTCCGCCGCCTGGACTACTTCTCCGAGGAGTGCGTGTACGCACCCGAGGCCTTCCGCGGCCACGCGCGCGACCTGCTCAAGATGCTGGAGGCGGCGCGGCCGTCGGCGGTGCTGGACCTGGTGCACTCGGCCGAGCGCCTGGCGCTGGCCCCGACCGCGCGGCCCCCGCCGCCCGGCGCCTGCTCCCGCTGCGGGGCGCTGGCCAGCCGCGCGCTCTGCCAGGCCTGCGCGCTCCTGGACGGCCTGAACCGCGGCCGGCCCCGCCTGGCCATCGGCAAGGGCCGCCGGGGGCTGGACGAGGAGGGGCCGCCACGGGAGCCGCAGCCGTCCCGACCGCTGACTTCCGAGCCGGTCCCTGACTTCTAG